In the genome of Triticum dicoccoides isolate Atlit2015 ecotype Zavitan unplaced genomic scaffold, WEW_v2.0 scaffold59700, whole genome shotgun sequence, the window atatgggtttttctactagtgtcccttCGTTCCTGAATATAAGCCTTTGTAGGGATTATTCCATTAagtagactacatacggagcaaaatgaatgaatctaaacttaaaatgcatctatatacatccgtatgtggttcatagtggaatctttacaaagacttacatttaggaacagatGGATTACATGATTTTACAAGCACTTTCCATCTCTTAACCAATCATAAACTTGATCCCCCTGATTTTAAAGGGCGTGTGCCACCTCCCTCACCTACCGACCAATCAATTTAATCCTCTTTGTGTAATCCTGTAACTCGTTAGTATGTGTAGCATTACTGTCAGGTGGACTGCCCAACCCTCCTCTATCGACGTGTCTATAAATACCTCTCTCTCACTTGTTGTGTCCATGCCATGCGTGCAGCTTAACTGGTGGTAAGTCGTAGCTTGGTCGATCCAAATCCAGATTAACCATGCATAGACTATCACAACAAAAAGGCAAGACCATGGTGAGCATGAAGCAGCAGCATGTCACTCGCGCAACCGCTGCCGTAGTGGCCGTGCTGCTGCTGCTCATGGTGGCGGCCCCCGGTGGCGCGGCGGCACAAGGtcgtagaggaggaggaggaggaggaggaggacgtggataCGGATATGGCGGTAGTGGTGACCATGAATGGGGAGGCGAAGGTGGTGGTCTGAGCATGGATTACTACTCCATGACGTGCCCGCACGCCCAAGACATCGTGCGCGGCGTGGTGTTCAAGGCGCTGGACAAGGACCCCACCCTGGCGGCGTCGCTGCTCCGGCTTCacttccacgactgcttcgtccGCGGCTGCGACGCCTCGGTGCTCCTCGACTCCACCAAGGCCCACGGCACCGCCGAGAAGGACGCGCTCACCGACAAGTCCCTGCGCGGCTTCGAGGTCATCGACGCCGTCAAGGCCGCCCTCGAGGCGCAGTGCCCCGGCaccgtctcctgcgccgacgtccTCGCGCTCGCCGCCCGGGACTCCGTCTTCATGGCCGGGGACCTCTACTACATGGTGCCCATGGGCCGCAAGGACGGTTACGTCTCCCGCGCCGCCGACACCTCCGCGCTCCCCGCCGCGACGCTCAACGCGTCCGAGCTTATCAAGGTGTTCGTCGGTGACCACGGCTTCACCGTGCCGGAGCTCGTGGCGCTCTCCGGCGCCCACACGCTCGGCCAGGCCCACTGCGCCAACTTCAAGAACCGGCTCAGCGGCTTCGGCAAGGCCGGCAAGGACCCCACGATGGAGGCCTGGATGGCGGCGTCCCTGGCCAAGACCTGCAaggccggcggcgacggcgccaCGGCCAAGCTCGACGCCACCAGCAACGCCTTCGACGTCGAGTACTACAAGGGCCTGCAGGCCAGGAGGGGTCTGCTGACGTCCGACCAGACGCTGCTCACCGGGTCGCCGGAGACGGCCACGTATGTGAAGCAGTTCGCCGACAGCCCGGACGACTTCTTCGAGACGTTCGTGCAGGGGATGGGGAGGATGGGGCAGCTGGACCTCAACCCGGACGGCAACGTCAGGATCAGCTGCAGGGTGCTCAACTAATTGACCTCCTCGCATGCCCACTAATAATAAGCAAACATGCATAAATGAACTCGTGCTTGGTAGGTGCAAAGCATGATCAATGAAATGAACTTGTCAATTAAAGGAGGAGAGGAGAAATGGTTCTAGTAGAAAGCAATGCTTTGATCATGCATGCATCATGCTCCTTCCCAAATATTGGCAGTTCTTGGTTCTAGCAAGATtttacaagaagaagaagaagaagatgaagaagaagaagaagaagaagaagaagaagagaaaagactacttttagccCTTCAACTAATTGAGAAGTGCATATTTCGTCCCATCACTTCAAAATCGGACAACTTACATGTTGAACTTTCCAAACCGGAGAAGTTTCATCCCTCGACTCAACTGAAGCGGCACTGTACGGAATCATGGTGGTTTTGACCTAGTCATGTCCACATGGCAATGTTTTCCTCTCTTTTTTAGTCTATCTTTGGTGTGGACATTTAATCGAACATAATGTATGCACAGAGTGCTTGTTGGCGTCCGTGGCGTGCATGTTACGCCATGATGGTGTCCTAAACTAAGGGGTGCTAGCCACGTGGGCTCCCGGCTATATGggccgggccgaggacccccattatAATCAACCAGTGGGTCACGTTTGTCGGGCCCAGGAGCGCCAAGGTGGACATCTTTCGAAGAATTGGCACGTACTTCAAGACTTAGAGGTTGTCTTCATCACATTTACCCTTAGATGCAACCGACCTATGCGTAAACCCTAGGCacctctggtatctatataaaccgaggggtaAGAACGGTAGATGAAAACTCATAAACAGTCAATTTCATGCTAGATCAACCTATACTCTGTACGCCCTCAAACTCAATACAATCAAAACATGACATAGCGCATTATCTCTTCGAAAGAGCCCAAATCCATGTGTCCACTCTTATCATCGTGCCAAGGATACTACCTCCGGacaccctacctgagatctgctagATTGACTCCATCACAACGCGCCACAACCGAGCGACACCGTCATCCCACGATCCACACGCCGACACCATCAAGATTCCGGCCAGCTATCACGACAAGGAGGTGGACGCTGACGTGGAGCCTCCAGTGGCGGGCGGGGCCTGCGGTCTGGTCACGACCAATGTGATGTAGGTTCGCATACACCATAGCGGCGGGCAGAGGGTGACATACGTGACCATGGTGCAACAAGTAGCGATCTAGTTCGGGGTGTAGTGAACGCGTCACATGGCGAATTCTCATGTCACAACCCAACTTGCTCAAGGAAAACTAGGGTATCATTACCTTGAGGGCGATGTGCGTGACCATGGTGCAATAGGCAGCAGTCCAGTTTGGGGTGCGGTGAACGCGTCACATGGCGAATTCTCATCTCATCACCCAACTTGCTCAACGAAAACTAGGTTATCATTAGCTTGTTGAGGTGGTTTTTATATTCTCTGGGAAAATTATAACTATTTTAACTTATTTTTTATTGCATATCTTTTTAAACATACCCAAACAAAATCATGAATTCAGAAAGTTGTGAAAATTAAAAATGTTGAAAATTTGGGAAACAAATTTTCACAAAAATTCAAAAGATTTTAAAAAAATCATTAATTTTATTAAAAGGTCATAAATTATAGTTATACTCAATTTTTTCATAAATATTTATGGACTTTTGAAAAACTAGTGAATATAAAAAATGAAACAGTTAATAAATTGAACAAAATTCatttaaaaatattcattttaaaaataaaaagggggaagAAAAGAAAATAAGGAAAATGAAATAGGAAAATAATGAAAATCCCAAAATGAAACAAGAGCAAACAACGGAAAAACTCTCTGGAGAAGAAACTTTTAGCATCTTCCCAAAATCGTGAAAAAACAATACATAGGCCCCTCTGTTCCCTCTACAGGGGGTCCGTGTAAGCATCGCAAATACTATTGGGATCGCGGCCCAATAGCAAGGATGGAGCcattttttctatttgtttttcgggACATTGTTTTTTTTCCATGGTTACATTATTTTAAAATGGGATACCGTTTTGTGTTAAGAAAGAAGGGATACCGTTTTTAATCCATTTTTAGGTGGATTTATGTGTTTATGTTATATTATTTTTATATTTCATTCTGCCcgattatttgtgtatttgttctACTTGAATTTCCTTCTTTTTATTATTtcctttttctaattttttttataTTGATGTTTATTTTTCTACCATTTGAAAAttcatgatattttttaaaaaaattgcgaAGATTTTAcatatcatgaacatttttttaaaaaattgtgcAATTTTTGTAACATTATTTTGAAATATGTTGAAATTTATAaaatttcacaaacattttttccAAAAACATTGTGCCAAAAAATGTTACAGACAGATATTAAATGTGATAGAAAATGTATGAACATGCTTTTTCAAAAACATATGAACATATTTTACCGAAAATACATGAATATTTacaaaaaacaaaattaaaaataaataaacctCCCCAATGAATTGACTACAGAAAGGAGAATATCAGCAGGAGGGAGGGGAACCGGTTGATCGTGTGCTGCATCCGTCCAGTAGTCTTGGTTTCCTTAGTTGATTGTCCTTGACTTACCCAAGAAAACCCAGGGTATCATTACCTTGTTGGGCTGGTTATTATATCCTCTcaaaaaatattactatttcaCCTACTTTTTATTGGAAATTTTAAAACATATAAAAACATTCATGAATTTATAAAAATGTTTATGATTATTTAGAAAAGTTATGAATTTCAAAATATTAAAGATTTAAAAAAATATCATAATTTTGGAAATAAATTTCACAAAAAGTAGATCAATTTTTTATAAAAAATAATTTTACAACTATAAAAATAATTATTATTCTTAAAATTTCTTGAAATTTAAGTTATATCTGAAAATTAAAAATGTTTATGTACTTGTAAAAAACTAGAGAATATAAAAATAAAAGGATTAacgaaattgaaaaaagttcatttaaAAAATCATTTAAATTTTAAAAATGGTTATGTACTTGTACTGCGTCCCTTAATTTGGCTGTGATGAAAGTGGAAAACACGTTTTCGCTGCGGTGCCTCAGGACATGTTGTTAATTTGCTTGGAATTCATTTGGTATGCTGATGCTCGTGCACCCAAACTTTGCGCGAGTGTATGCCATCAAGACCGCGGTGCGTGTGACACCGGCGTGGCCGCGGTGCTCACCCAGGACGGCCACCCCGCCGCCTACCTCAGCAAGGCCAATGGCTCCAGGAGGTCGCTAACTCCTATGAGACCGACCCCGATTCTCAGGAGCTGCTGGCCAAGCTGAACATCACCACAACTAAGGACCAAGGACACACCTTGCAGAACAGTGTCATCAGGCAACGTGGGCGCCTCTGGATTGGCGCCAACTCGGCGTTGCAAACCAAGCTCATCATCGCCCTCGACCATAGCGCCGTGGGCGGGCACTCTGGCGCCACGGCCAGCTACCACCGCGTCCGCAAGCTATTCGCCTGACCGGGTGTGAAGCGTGCCATGGAGGATTTCATCGGGTAGTGTGCCATCTGCTACTTGTGAGccgcgttgggatttcctcgaagaggagaggatgatgcagtacagtagagataagtatttccctcagttaaaaaccaaggttatcaatccagcaggagataACCACATAGAACCTCGTTAGCAATACCTGCACACACAAAagtaaatacttgcacccaacgcaaacaagagGGCTGTCCACCCCCTTAGCGGTTATTTTtaaggattaaatcttgtagtggtagatagataaaattaattggaaaataaaataaaatagaaaaagtcCAGCAAGGTAGATATTCTgaattttatatatgataaaagtagaaccGGGGGTCATAGTTTTCTCTAGAGGATTCTCTCTTGAACAAAAGGGATACAATGGGTAAACAGATTACTGTTAGGCAATTAattgaaaagcacatagttatgaccaTATTCAAGGAAGtgagcatgtatataggcatcacgtccgaaacaagtagaccgactcctgcctgcatgtactactattactccacttatcgatcactatccaacatgcatctagagtattaagtataaAACAGAGTAACGTCTTACGCAAGatgcatgatgtagacaaagtaaactcaaccgATATGAATAAACTCCATCGTTTCCCCTTAatgacaacaatacaaatacgtgtcttctCTCCTtgtgtcactgggatatagagcaccacaagattgaacgcattacaaagcacctctcccattgcaagataaatcaatcagttggccaaaccaaacggatagatcggagagaaatacgaagctataccAATCATGCATAATATacttcagaaaagactcaattactatTCATAAATATTGAGatcaaaaacccacaattcatcgtatctgaATAAACACACCGCGAAAGAGAATTACATCTGATAtaactccaagaagattgaggagaacatgttatagaagatcaaagagagaagaagtcatctagctacaagATACAGACCCGTAGATCTGTGATGAACTCTCACGCAACATAGGAAGGCTGTAAGGATAATATAGAAGCCCTTTGTCATCGATTCGCCCTCCGACAGGGTACCTGTAAAGGCCTCAGATGAGATCATGAAATAAAAAAAAACTTATGCACAACTTTGCACCAAAATTACACTTTATCGTAATATGCAAAAACAATCATAAAATCATGAAATTTTGGCACATATTGTAATGTGTTTGTATTATATAATTACACTCAGCCAAAAACCCACTAAAACAAAAAATAATcaataaagaaaaggaaaaatggaaAGAGAAAAACACAACTCAGAAGAACAAAAACGAGCCCAAGAAGCAATTGTACTAACCCAAAATAAGGGTCAATCGATTCCACCTAGCCCACAATAGAattaaacagaaaaaaaataaaaacatcaCACATCTCAAAGCAGATCCAACGAATAGAAAATCGACAGACCACAAAATTAAAAGTCAGCTGACTGAAATGTAGCTAAAGTGTAAAGGGAGGGAGTATCGGTATATAGATACTAAGCTCTCTTAAAATGCAGCTCTGGGGCGAATCAAAGCGTTGGAGGGTGCGTGGGACCACCTTGTCAGCCTATGTTGACTCATTATGAACCGCCTTGAACCAGCAAGGTACATTGGGCCACTAGGCGGCGTGGGAAGGGGAAAAGACTGCAGGGCAAGGGGGAAAACTGGTGGCGTTCTTGTGCAATTTTTCTTTGTGGAGAGGAGCTATGGGGACGGTCGGCGGTGGCGAGGTAGCCTGAGCGCCTCGCGGTTAGTCATTCATGGGTCTGGACCTCTCCGATGGGACAGGTGCTTAGGCATTCATGGTTTTCCTTTTTAATCTATCTTGGGTTTGGACATTTTATCGAACATCTAGAATGCAATGTCTCCACAGAGCGCTTGCAGGGCACCAACCTATGCACAACACTAGCTCGAGGGAGCACATGGATGAAGGAGCTCCGGACGATGTAGTTGGACGCGTCAACTCGAGAGGATAGGGACCTGGGAGTGGATGTTCAAGGTGAGGTTCGAGAGAGGCATGAAAGGGGTTGTTGCCGAAGGTAGAGGGGGAAAGATCAAAGAGATCCATCGAGAGGCGGAAGTGTGGAAGTATCTGATACAATGTAGAGAGTGAGACACACAAAATTAGGGTAGAACAACACTAGTATGCACAACACATCCATGAGAAGCTCTAACTAACTGATCAAGTGCTTGCTTGCAGGGCGAAAGCAGGTGGGGGAGGTTTATGTGCACCAGCTGGTTCGGGATTTGAGGTAAAAGCTAGTTCCATTGGCGTCTGGAGCAATTGATGGCATCATCCGAGGGTATAATTACCTTGTTGAATGCGTCACATGGAGAATTCTCTAATCACAACCCAACTTGTTCAACAAAAATACAGGTTAACATTACCTTGTTGAGCTGGTTTTTCATATTCTCCTTGAAAAATATTACTATTTCACTTCGTTTTGATTGGAGATTTAAAAAATATCCCAAACA includes:
- the LOC119347139 gene encoding peroxidase 47-like — its product is MHRLSQQKGKTMVSMKQQHVTRATAAVVAVLLLLMVAAPGGAAAQGRRGGGGGGGGRGYGYGGSGDHEWGGEGGGLSMDYYSMTCPHAQDIVRGVVFKALDKDPTLAASLLRLHFHDCFVRGCDASVLLDSTKAHGTAEKDALTDKSLRGFEVIDAVKAALEAQCPGTVSCADVLALAARDSVFMAGDLYYMVPMGRKDGYVSRAADTSALPAATLNASELIKVFVGDHGFTVPELVALSGAHTLGQAHCANFKNRLSGFGKAGKDPTMEAWMAASLAKTCKAGGDGATAKLDATSNAFDVEYYKGLQARRGLLTSDQTLLTGSPETATYVKQFADSPDDFFETFVQGMGRMGQLDLNPDGNVRISCRVLN